A stretch of DNA from Takifugu rubripes chromosome 15, fTakRub1.2, whole genome shotgun sequence:
ccaggatgactgatgggttagagttagggtccaggatgactgatgggttagggtccaggatgactgatgggttagggttagggtccaggatgactgatgggttagggtccaggatgactgatgggttagggttagggtccaggatgactgatgggttagggtccaggataactgatgggttagggtccaagatgactgatgggttagagtccaggatgactgatgggttagggttagggtccaggatgactgatgggttagggtccaggatgactgatgggttagggttagggtccaggatgactgatgggttagggtccaggataactgatgggttagggtccaagatgactgatgggttagagtccaggatgactgatgggttagagttagggtccaggatgactgatgggttagggtccaggatgactgatgggttagggtccaggatgactgatgggttagggttagggtccaggatgactgatgggttagggtccaggatgactgatgggttagggttagggtccaggatgactgatgggttagggtccaggatgactgatgggttagggtccaggatggctgatgggttagagttagggtccaggatgactgatgggttagagttagggtccaggatgactgatgggttagggtccaggatgactgatgggttagggttagggtccaggatgactgatgggttagggtccaggatgactgatgggttagagttagggtccaggatgactgatgggttagggttagggtccaggatgactgatgggttagggtccaggatgactgatgggttagggttagggtccaggatgactgatgggttagggttagggtccaggatgactgatgggttagggtccaggatgactgatgggttagggttagggtccaggatgactgattggttagggttagggtccaggatgactgatgggttagggtccaggatgactgatgggttagagttagggtccaggatgactgataggttagagttagggtccaggatgactgatgggttagggtctaggatgactgatgggttagagtccaggatgactgatgggttagagtccaggatgactgatgggttagagttagggtccaggatgactgatgggttagggttagggtccaggatgactgatgggttagagtccaggatgactgatgggttagggttagggtccaggatgactgatgggttagagtccaggatgactgatgggttagggtccaggataactgatgggttagggtccaggataactgatgggttagggtccaagatgactgatgggttagggtccaggatgactgatgggttagggttagggtccaggatgactgatgggttagggtccaggatgactgatgggttagggtccaggatgactgatgggttagggtccaggatgactgatgggttagggtccaggatggctgatgggttagggtccaggatgactgatgggttagggttagggtccaggatgactgatgggttagggtccaggatgactgatgggttagggtccaggatgactgatgggttagggtccaggatggcTGATGGGTTacggtccaggatgactgatgggttagagttagggtccaggatgactgatgggttagggtccaggatgactgatgggttagagttagggtccaggatgactgatgggttagggtccaggatgactgatgggttagagtccaggatgactgatgggttagggtccaggatgactgatgggttagagtccaggatgactgatgggttagggtccaggatgactgatgggttagagtccaggatgactgatgggttagagtccaggatgactgatgggttagagtccaggatgactgatgggttagggtccaggatgactgatgggttagagtccaggatgactgatgggttagagtccaggatgactgatgggttagggtccaggatgactgatgttGACAAGTTATTCTTAAGTGAAGGCAAGACAGTTGTTTTGAAACATATATTCCTAAATAAAGTGAGAGGACTTCCACTTTAGGCCAGGGGAGCTCAGCCTGCCTGTAGCCTCTGTTTTCCTTCATTGAACACCGAAGGGTGAGACGCGCTGCTCTGTTTAGCACCAACTGCTGGGCTTGACCAGAGCACCGAACATGAATCGAGATGAGAACCAGCGCTTGAGTAACCTGCCAGGTGGTGTTATGCGTAAGGAAGGGTCATTTTTCCTACAATTCCATCTAGATGTTTTGCCCTGATAACTTACTGGGAAGGTTCACCCCCAGGAGTTTAACCTCATTGACTTGGTCAATACAGCTGCCAGTTATGGAGATACATCATTTAAAATCTTGATCCCAAAACAATACATTTGGTTTTAGATACATTTGAACTTTAACAGTTATTGGCTACCCAATCTGTAATAAGTGTAATTCCATTTTGAAGGGGAAGAtttacctcctccacactgatgaCATCTATACAGTTGAACCATCTGCAAACATCACCAAGCGGGCTTCTCAGAGCAAAAATATCCTTGGAAAAACTAGAGTAGAGCAACGGGCCTAAGCAACTCCCCTGGGGAACACCCCACTGGACTGTCTTTACATTAGGAAAAGTGCCATTAAAGAGAACCATTTGTGATCTCTTAGGTAAGTAGGCCTAACCCTCATCCTATGAAGAGTCATTTTGGGATTTAGCAAATCAAATGCAGCACTAAAACCCAGAAGCACAACAGCTGCTCTCATTTCTGTCAGTATCAGATCTGTTGGAGTGATGAAGAAACTGTAGGATTGGAGTTTCCAGAAGTTCAATCCAGATGTTTTTTTGGGATTGTTTCCACATCTTTTCTGAAAACCTGCTTCACACTCACAGAACCCTACACACGCAGCACCTCATCCCCATCACAAGCACTGTTTTGCTGGCCTAGCATGGCCACTCCAGCATCAGCTGCTGTATCTCCACTCACTGGCAGGATGAGCTGTTGTTCTTGCTCACTGGTTTGCTCTTCTCTCCAAATCAGATGAGAGTTGAGAGATCCAGAAATGTTGCTTGGATCATTAAATTGTCACCTatgaatgaaacatttttcaTGATCTTTCACTGTTTTTAACATTTGATTATCTGTCATCccttaaaagagaaaaataagcaAATCTGATTCTTTTCCCCAGATACATTTTCAGGTTCAACTGAAGGAACCCCAGGCTTCTGACTCATTCTCTTCATGATAGGGTTAGGATCCTGTGAATCTCCCTGTTCCAcattagggctagggttagcaTGGTGAGGCTGTCCTGCAGGGGCTCCTTAAAGTAGAACACTTTTCAGGCTCCCTTTAAAACTCTGCCAGATTTTCTAGGTGTTACACAACAAAACAGCCTAAAGTTGTTCTAACAAGTttgaagctgaagaagaaggtTTTCAAGAGCCTTTGACCTGCTCGGAGAAGGAGCGCTGGAACATCAGAATCATTCACTGTAAATAGCACTTCTCTGTTCACGCTTGACAAAGAGAATGACCGGCAACATTTCCAAAAAACATGTTGACAGAGTTTACTCATCTGAAACCACAAATACCACTGAGTTCCAGTTACGGGGTTGGCACACCAAAAATATTCAGAAGAAATTGTGTCATCTTGGTTTATTGGTAATAACAGGAGCTCAGCTAAATACTCGAGTCAAATCATAACATGTTCAATTTCATTCACTTTAAGGCCTCTTGGACTGAACCAGAACCAAAACAATAAGGCACAGAGTTTGTAGCCTACAGGACAGGTCATTACAAAAGGGTTATAACACAGTAACACTGGCCACATTAGGCCAACATTTAGGGTTAATAAAGCATGATGGACAGATACTCTGTGTCTTTTATTGTCTCCATGGAtatgaacattttaatttagCTCCATACAATCCATCCATAATAAGTATAAATAACAAGGACTGTTGCCTCATCAAAAAATGTTGTCAACTTCTTTATGTCTCAAGTCAGGAAACCTCAAAACAAGAGGTTTGTTGCAGACCTGAACCGTGTGTAAATCAGGCAAAATCAAGACGATGCTCAAATCTGTCAGGGACACAAAGCTCCTAATCATAAAATCTACTGGAGCAGGATTCATGCAAAAATCCAGCTGATTAAAACTATTGATTAAAACTGCTTTTTGTGATGCTAACCCACCCATTACCAATAATCTCTTGGCCGATGCCGAAGGCCTTTAATTCATTGGGATGCATCTGGAAGAGCGTACCAAAGTTCTGGCACTCCTTCATCCGCCATGAACAGGTTTgagattcagattcagaaacaaaatgaaatCTAAATACAAAACTTGGTTCAGGTCAGTCGTCGTTTGCTGTGGGAAAAAGATCAGCAAAAGAACCTGGAAGGCCAGACTTTTGCAATCTGAATTTAGTAAAACCAAAGCAGGGACGTGTTGAATCCTCACGATTAATTATCTCAACTATGGACTCGGTGACAGAACAGGTTCCTCAGGCACTCTGAGTCCCATCACTGTTAGCAAACAGCGCTGCTGTTGTCATCTGCCAACGGGTCGACCCACCACGCTGGTGCCGGCATATTAGCTGGCCGTGGGCACGCTCCTTTAAATCAGGCTGGAGTTTGGGTTATATGATGTAACCAAAGCAACTTGGCCTATTTTGGGGTCGACTGACCTGCAATTTCCCCATTTTCATGAATTTATTGTGTATGCTTAACGGTACAAATGCTATTGGGATGATAAAAAAATGATGTAATTTGGCCCCATATTGGCCGGTACTCTGTTGGTCCATGAATATCATGCACCCCTAAGTGCTACACGGTACATCTTCACAGTTCCACGAGAAACCCAAATACACACCCAGTCCACGGGTGGGGCCTGTCCCAGGGGTGGGGCCTTTCCCAGGGGTGCAGTCCATCCAGGGGTGGGGCCTGTCCCATGGGTGAGGCCTGTCCCACGGGTGAGACCTGTCCCACGGGTGAGACCTGTCCCATGGGTGGGGCCTGTCCCAGGGGTGGGGCCTGTTCCAGGGGTGCAGTCCATCCAGGGGTGAGGCCTGTCCCACGGGTGAGACCTGTCCCATGGGTGGGGCCTGTCCCAGGGGTGGGGCCTGTTCCAGGGGTGGGGCCTGTTCCAGGGGTGCAGTCCATCCAGGGGTGAGGCCTGTCCCATGGGTGGGGCCTGTTCCAGGGGTGCAGTCCATCCAGGGGTGAGACCTGTCCCATGGGTGAGGCCTGTCCCACGGGTGAGACCTGTCCCATGGGTGGGGCCTGTCCCAGGGGTGGGGCCTGTTCCAGGGGTGCAGTCCATCCAGGGGTGAGGCCTGTCCCACGGGTGAGACCTGTCCCATGGGTGGGGCCTGTCCCAGGGGTGGGGCCTGTTCCAGGGGTGGGGCCTGTTCCAGGGGTGCAGTCCATCCAGGGGTGAGGCCTGTCCCATGGGTGGGGCCTGTTCCAGGGGTGCAGTCCATCCAGGGGTGAGACCTGTCCCATGGGTGAGGCCTGTCCCACGGGTAGACCTGTCCCATGGGTGGGGCCTGTCCCAGGGGTGGGGCCTGTTCCAGGGGTGGGTCCATTCAGGGGTGGGGCCTGTCCCAGGGGTGGGTCCATTCAGGGGTGGGGGCTCAGTTTCTGACCGTGGCAGTTTGTGCTGTTCTGTTAAagtacaaaaataataataataataacagtacTACTTATATTACTAATAGTAAAGTTAGTTCTAAACCCTGTTTTGATAcaagaataaaaacaggaagtcaccttCAAATGATTATTTCAGCTTTTCTTCTGAGGCTCAATATGCAATATGGGCCAAACTCCACATATAAACTGAATGAGGACAAGACAAAATGATTAACGACCAAATCTAATCAATAATCATTAGAATTTGACCAGCTTACCTTTACTTTTGGTCTGTGTTTCAGATAAATTGATCTTATCTGAAGgctgaaagaaaacaagattAAAGTTTCATGAAGAAAGCACAATCATTTGATCCAAAAGGACGTTTGTGAACAGGATCTACTTCACCTAAGAAGTATATGGAGGTAAGATCCAAGTCCAGTCAAGATATGCCACCAGGCATGGAACTGGGTGACGACTCCAACACCAGGAGGCAGGTGATGTCTACTCGTTCTAGAGATAAAAACCGGAGCCCATCAAGTTATGATGCTGCATGTTGACTTTAGTCTCCTTCTCAAAATGCTTTCTAAACATCACAAATGTTCAAATATGTAACCTATTGAAGCATATTTTCCATCACCAGGTCGTACCTCAATGTTTCACAGAAGATATTGTCAATGTTCCAGAGTAGGAACCCTAAAAGAAAGACTCCTAACGATGTGTAACACAGAGGCTTGAGCCATGGGTTCACCCTCAAAATGAAAGcccaacacaaacaaaccaaaaattaGTGAACACTTTCTTTAAACCTTTCACTATTTGACTAGTGGGCTAGCAAACTTACCAGGTTGCAATAAAGATGGACCGGATCACTAAAGAAGCCACCAGAGCGCCGTACATGACCTGGAAAACACCACAACGTTGGAGAGCTTTCAGGACTCTTTGGAAGACACATTTGatccagggggggggggcatattcGAAAACTGTATTAAACACATTCTAGTTTATATTTGAATGTATTTATTGTGGTTAAAATTGGAATCGGGGTCACTAAACAAATCTTAATTTGGTGATACGCCACAGGAGCGTTAGCATGACTCTGGTGCAAGACTGCATCAAAGCTCATTTTAAGGTTAATGTTTCAAAAGTATTCATGGCAAAAAAGCGAAGGAAGGTGTCCTTTAAAATGCCGTCTAGAATTTATTGAATATAGTGATAAATCAAAAGCTAAAATTCATTTGGGACCTAAGTCGCCGTGGCATCGCCTCCGGTCTCTGAGGTATCTGAGTGCTCACTGGGCCACTGAACCTGATGCCTTCTGCTCTCTGCCGAAGGCTAACAGCCAGTTTTATATTCACGATGGAACGCCCTGTGAGACAAGTCCATCCTCCACGTATCTTGTGTTTTCAGAAGAATCTCTGCCTGTTCCAGCAGCTCCCAAGGACATGAGGTCTAGCACGCAACTTAGCTTTACAAAATGCACACGTGTCATTCAAAACTCAGCATGAGTTGTCAGATGCTGAGTGAATCAGGAGAACTCTCAGTGTCTAAACTAGGCAGGAGCACAGCAGAACATGGTGGGAACATGTGAGAACAACAGCTGTGATGATTAAAGCTGACTATTTTGGATGGATATATGAGGAGTCCTAGCTTAGCACACACAGGGCCGTGAATGCTGGCTGGTTCAGGCTGAGACTTGGCAAATTCAGGGTTTTCACTTTAGCACTGATTTTTTTAAACCCTTCAGCACCTTCTCTTGCTCTCTCCAACCAAGGTTGTTGAGATCTTGGAGTCATGATTGATGGTCAGCTGACTTTTCTGACCACGTGGCCTCAGTCTCCTACCAGTCTCGTGAGGATTTTCCCTGTTTAACATCAGGCCATCCCTAACCCAggacccccctccccagctGCTGATATAAGCCAGGGTGATCTCCTGCAGGGACCACTGCAGTGCCCTTCCGATGTGCCGACCTGAGCAGGCCCACATCACGCCATCGCTGATGGAGCTCCACTGAGCACCTGGAGCTGCTCACATTAAGTTCAACACGTCTCCAGAGCTCTGCCATATCAGGAGCAACCCTCTCatccttcagaaacacacacagctctccGACCAGCACTTTCCTTCTGTGTCCTATTTATGTCCCTCTTCACTTCCTCTCCACAGATCTGCTGTGGTAGTTGGTAGTTTTACCAGGCAGTTTAGGACTGGAAAGTAGTATTCCAATCACAGGAGCATGATTGTGCCTCTCACTCTAACGCACTTAGGACAAAAGTGTCCCACAACATCACACAAACCGTCCTCAGGCACACTGGAATAAAACAAAGACGTCAGTAAAAACTAATCTTTGGTGTGATGAGGTGTCATCACCAACACCAAGCCAACACAATCCATGGTACAAGTGCTCTCTTACCTGATGAAACACCGGCTCCTTCCAATTCAAGTACACCTGTGAAGGTCATTTCTGAAGTTATGCTGTGTTTCATTCCTTTGCTGGCACCAGTGACAGTGGAGACTCACCACAGTGACCGACAGACTGAAGATGAGCAGCAATGTAATGGAAAAGAGGTTgatgctgttttcttctttgaagCACTCGtacctggaaaaacaaatgcacTGTTGCTTTAAGTGGAAAAGGGGAAGAACAAAGGTGAAAAGTGTTCCATGTAAGCAGAACGATCCTTTATAAGTCTTTGACAAGATGAGTAAAATCGGAGAAAACGAGCTATTGGAGCCAAGAGACCCAGCGTGTCAGAAGTGGTTAGGCAGGACGCTAGTGCGGAACCCATGACCGACAGATCGGGACCCTGAAACGTTTAGCTCGCACCAGTCAGACGGGCAAACAAATCCGAATCCCAGACAAGATCAGGTCGGTAAACCACTCTAGGATGGTATAATCCACACAAGACACAGGATGTGGCCCAGGGTGGAAGGACAAGTGGGTTTAAATTCACAGGCAGGGAGTGGGAGGTAGAGAGGAAGACTGATAAAACCACAAAGGTTAATGAAAGaccaaccctacccctaccccctacccctgaccctagtcctgccccctacccctgaccctacccctgaccctacccactacccctaacctaccccctacccctgaccctaccctTAACCCTACccttacccctaaccctacccctgaccctagccctgccCCCTACCcttaaccctacccctgaccctgaccctaaccctacccttacccctaaccctacccctacccctgaccctacccctaaccctacccttaACCCTACccttacccctaaccctacccctgaccctagccctgccCCCTACCcttaaccctacccctgaccctacccctgaccctaaccctacccttacccctacccctaaccctacccttaaccctaaccctacccctaccccctaaccctacccctacccctacccctgaccctaaccctacccctacccctgaccctaaccctacccctaacccttaacccttaaccctaaccctacccctaccaaCAGAAGTGACACATTGTGCAgagaaaagcaaagcaaaaataaaatgagggctggttaaaaaaaagactcttccttttccttcctcttgggttgaaatgttaaaaaaattgattgagtactttattgatccctttagggggtgtcaatcagggaaattagcaaataAGAAATGTCAGTTCTATGTTTAGAAAGGTAATGAAGAGCTTTATACCTCAACTAAAGCCCATTTTAAAGTCCCCTGTGGCCCCTATGTGCTTTTTATGACCGGAAGTTGAACAGTAATAAA
This window harbors:
- the acer3 gene encoding alkaline ceramidase 3 isoform X1; the protein is MAPSAHRQGFWGRPTSTLDWCEENYVVSYYIAEFWNTVSNLIMIFPPLCGALQTYRDGLEVRYICSFLGLAAVGVGSWCFHMTLLYEMQLLDELPMIYSTCVFVYCLYECFKEENSINLFSITLLLIFSLSVTVVYLNWKEPVFHQVMYGALVASLVIRSIFIATWVNPWLKPLCYTSLGVFLLGFLLWNIDNIFCETLRTSRHHLPPGVGVVTQFHAWWHILTGLGSYLHILLSLQIRSIYLKHRPKVKFICGVWPILHIEPQKKS
- the acer3 gene encoding alkaline ceramidase 3 isoform X2 is translated as MWSPITSLSSTYRDGLEVRYICSFLGLAAVGVGSWCFHMTLLYEMQLLDELPMIYSTCVFVYCLYECFKEENSINLFSITLLLIFSLSVTVVYLNWKEPVFHQVMYGALVASLVIRSIFIATWVNPWLKPLCYTSLGVFLLGFLLWNIDNIFCETLRTSRHHLPPGVGVVTQFHAWWHILTGLGSYLHILLSLQIRSIYLKHRPKVKFICGVWPILHIEPQKKS